One Williamwhitmania taraxaci genomic window, AAGATTTGTAATGATCGAGTTGAATTTACCCACGTGCAACCTCAATATTCGGGAAGTGGCTAATGGACATGAGGTTTTTGATTCTTTCCGGAAGCGGTTTGTGTCATTAACCCCCGAAGAGTGGGTTCGACAAAATTTTTTAAACTTCATGGTAGACCAGTTGGGCTATCCCAAAGGGCTTATTTCGGTAGAGCAGCAGTTGAAACTTAATGGGCTTACCAAACGCTGCGATATTCTTGCCTATTCCAAGACTGGGAATCCGGTTTTATTAGTTGAATGTAAAGCACCTTCGGTGAACTTGACTAATGAAGTGTTTGCTCAAGTTGCTCGCTACAACATTACCCTTCAGGTTCCATTTCTGGCTATAACCAATGGACTCGCTCACTACGCAGCTCGAATCTCCTTAACCGACAAACAGTTTGAGATGCTGGCTGAATTTCCAACATTTGATTTGGTTAGCACCGTGTAACCTGGGCAATGCTTCTTTAACAGTGTTTGCCGTGTAGTTTTATTGTATTTATTAAGGGCAATGCAATTTTTATTATAAAGGTATTTTTTGTTATTACCTTAAATCCGCAGGTCGATTGCTAGGTTTTAAATCTTAGCGTATTTAGGTTTGCTTGGTGGATATTTTGCCATTTTTTTGGTTCGACATAGCCCTTCTTTGCGTCACTTCTTCCGTTTTTCGCTCCCCCTATGGTTTGCAACTTCCTTTTTTGGAAGCCTGCAACAATAAAAACCGTAACGAACCGTAAGTGTCAGGTATTCAATTACTAGCTATTGAGGCGCGGGCATACCTTTCCCATTGGGCACAGCAGCGTGGCCGCTTCACTCCAGCAGCAGGTGGTATTTCTTGGCCGAAAAGAGCTTTAGGATGCGCTGTCGTCCCCGCATTATCC contains:
- a CDS encoding type I restriction enzyme HsdR N-terminal domain-containing protein is translated as MIELNLPTCNLNIREVANGHEVFDSFRKRFVSLTPEEWVRQNFLNFMVDQLGYPKGLISVEQQLKLNGLTKRCDILAYSKTGNPVLLVECKAPSVNLTNEVFAQVARYNITLQVPFLAITNGLAHYAARISLTDKQFEMLAEFPTFDLVSTV